The Methylacidimicrobium sp. B4 genome contains a region encoding:
- a CDS encoding alpha/beta hydrolase, whose product MHAEGGTARATRWPSLLHRRWAGLVDEASFAWISLLQARHRPERTFRQRLEAYVDSWRGASLKEYYALPPGFSPSPSCTPRGKALRIRFPSPLPGPARRNRTAVFDFWLGPEGWSGPTMVIAHGLMSVSDFGYRYWAGRLNALGWNAAFMHLPYHYARRPFGLFPGEMCVTADLVRTAETLRQGVLDLRVFAHWLRAQGSRLMGGWGISYGGWVLAQAACVERVFDRLMLLEPIFRIEHAMWESPSGRGIRRTLERLEVSPETAEPHLRLVCPSLSRPHLKPEEVLLLGGIYDRVVPLRLLQEFRDAWQGCHFFPFPQGHVGYRLMRESLRIAQEIWPRDFALPRH is encoded by the coding sequence GTGCACGCGGAGGGTGGGACAGCCCGCGCAACCCGCTGGCCTTCCCTGCTCCACCGGCGTTGGGCGGGGCTCGTCGACGAGGCGAGCTTTGCCTGGATCTCCTTGCTCCAGGCGCGGCACCGGCCGGAACGGACCTTCCGCCAGCGGCTCGAGGCCTACGTCGACTCCTGGCGAGGCGCCTCCCTCAAGGAATATTACGCCCTTCCTCCTGGCTTTTCCCCTTCCCCGAGCTGCACCCCGCGTGGGAAGGCCCTCCGCATCCGCTTCCCGAGCCCGTTGCCGGGACCGGCGCGGCGCAACCGGACGGCCGTATTCGATTTCTGGCTGGGACCCGAGGGCTGGAGCGGGCCCACCATGGTCATCGCGCACGGCCTCATGTCGGTGAGCGACTTCGGCTACCGGTACTGGGCTGGCCGGCTCAACGCCTTGGGATGGAACGCGGCCTTCATGCATCTCCCCTACCATTATGCCCGGCGGCCCTTTGGGCTCTTTCCCGGGGAGATGTGCGTGACGGCGGACCTGGTCCGCACGGCCGAGACCTTGCGCCAGGGGGTGCTCGATCTGCGTGTCTTTGCCCACTGGCTGCGAGCCCAGGGGAGCCGGCTCATGGGGGGCTGGGGGATCAGCTACGGCGGCTGGGTCCTCGCCCAGGCGGCCTGCGTCGAACGGGTCTTCGACCGGCTCATGCTCCTGGAGCCGATCTTCCGGATCGAGCACGCGATGTGGGAATCCCCGAGCGGGCGCGGCATCCGCCGGACGCTCGAGCGGCTGGAGGTTTCCCCGGAGACCGCGGAGCCCCATCTCCGGCTGGTCTGCCCGAGCCTCTCCCGCCCCCATCTCAAGCCCGAGGAGGTCCTCCTATTGGGAGGGATCTACGACCGGGTCGTGCCGCTGCGCCTCCTGCAGGAGTTCCGGGACGCATGGCAGGGCTGTCACTTCTTCCCCTTTCCGCAGGGCCATGTCGGCTACAGGCTCATGCGGGAGAGCCTCCGGATCGCGCAAGAGATTTGGCCGAGGGATTTTGCCCTTCCAAGGCATTGA
- a CDS encoding NIPSNAP family protein, producing MIYELREYRIQPGCLEEFVRFMDEELVPFQVGLGARALGSFTVPGDPSRYVWIRAFADEKERERVCQAIYQSPEWEQRLLPRSAALSERSGARITPLEPTPGSRRE from the coding sequence ATGATCTACGAGTTGCGCGAGTACCGGATCCAGCCGGGATGCCTGGAGGAGTTTGTCCGTTTCATGGACGAGGAGCTCGTGCCTTTCCAGGTCGGCCTCGGGGCGCGGGCGCTCGGCTCCTTTACGGTGCCGGGGGATCCCAGCCGTTATGTCTGGATCCGGGCCTTCGCCGACGAGAAGGAGCGGGAGCGGGTCTGCCAGGCCATCTATCAAAGCCCCGAGTGGGAGCAGCGGCTCCTTCCCCGGTCGGCCGCGCTTTCCGAGCGGAGTGGCGCTCGAATCACCCCGCTCGAGCCGACCCCGGGGTCGAGGCGGGAATGA
- a CDS encoding NIPSNAP family protein translates to MIYELREYRIQPGCLEEFVRFMDEELLPFQAGKGVTVVGSFTVPGDPSRYVWIRAFADEKERERVCQEVYGSAEWEGRFGPRCGDLMEAEGLQVSLLKPTPGSKLR, encoded by the coding sequence ATGATCTACGAGCTGCGTGAGTACCGGATCCAGCCGGGATGCCTGGAGGAGTTTGTCCGTTTCATGGATGAGGAGCTTTTGCCCTTTCAAGCGGGCAAAGGGGTAACCGTGGTTGGCTCTTTCACGGTGCCGGGGGATCCCAGCCGTTATGTCTGGATCCGGGCCTTCGCCGACGAGAAGGAGCGGGAGCGGGTCTGCCAGGAGGTCTACGGGAGTGCGGAGTGGGAGGGGCGCTTTGGGCCCAGGTGTGGAGATCTCATGGAGGCCGAGGGGCTCCAGGTCTCCCTCCTGAAGCCGACCCCGGGATCGAAGCTGCGATGA
- a CDS encoding DUF2380 domain-containing protein, producing the protein MRHSRQPESRAGSHRRPVAKRLRCCRSGSTRSATLRAVLTALLFCCGAACAASRSGPSASPSPGKVKIVVFPFELEDSSAAGSMGSAPDAAPYLTRATEEARRALLQSGRYTLIDPAGADLGAEAGRGLRNCNGCEAAIARKLGADQSLIGVILRPEMVEYGAKIWITDARDGRILSTSALRLSLGGPESWVSGVRLLMPRLTAPARPSAGTKQP; encoded by the coding sequence ATGCGCCATTCCCGCCAACCCGAGAGCCGTGCTGGGAGTCACCGTCGTCCGGTCGCAAAACGGCTTCGCTGCTGCCGCAGCGGCTCGACCCGCTCAGCGACCCTCCGAGCCGTCCTCACCGCGCTTCTTTTCTGTTGCGGAGCGGCCTGCGCCGCCTCCCGCAGCGGTCCCTCTGCTTCTCCCTCTCCCGGCAAAGTCAAGATCGTGGTCTTTCCCTTCGAGCTCGAGGATAGCAGCGCCGCGGGCAGCATGGGATCGGCTCCCGATGCAGCGCCCTACCTGACCCGGGCGACCGAGGAGGCACGACGGGCGCTCCTCCAATCCGGACGCTACACCCTGATCGATCCCGCCGGCGCCGATCTCGGAGCGGAGGCGGGCCGCGGATTGCGCAATTGCAACGGCTGCGAGGCGGCGATCGCAAGGAAGCTTGGCGCCGATCAATCCCTGATCGGAGTGATCCTCCGGCCGGAAATGGTGGAATACGGTGCCAAGATTTGGATCACCGATGCCCGAGACGGCAGGATCCTTTCGACGTCCGCCCTGCGCTTGTCCCTGGGAGGGCCCGAGTCCTGGGTGAGCGGAGTCCGTCTGCTGATGCCGCGCCTAACCGCGCCGGCAAGACCGAGCGCCGGAACGAAGCAGCCTTAG
- a CDS encoding LysR family transcriptional regulator has translation MILYDIVLLRTFSTVCELGGFTKAARAVNLTQSAVSLHIKRLEEQVGSRLIRRSAHGIELTQCGEVLLSYARRMLELSREAEHRLGLDRLPAIRIGMPEYFDLRALSPLLDRFGAAYPGIRLQIELGIGPDIEALIEAGELELAVVSHEIGEGEGVALFRERRVWVAGSEMALDSKRPVPLAVYPPFCRWRQLALELLDRAGRSWTIVAQSGGTAGILAAVGAGLAVTILPEHHLPATLRPLGAAESLPPLPDFEFVLRRSRQPSPAADRLVERILQSFRFSGAAGPGSGEDYQRAFRSSSSA, from the coding sequence ATGATTCTTTACGACATCGTTCTCTTGCGAACCTTCTCCACCGTCTGCGAGTTGGGCGGCTTCACCAAGGCGGCTCGCGCAGTCAATCTCACCCAATCGGCCGTGAGCCTTCACATCAAGCGCCTGGAAGAGCAGGTCGGATCGCGGCTCATCCGACGCAGTGCCCATGGGATCGAGCTGACGCAATGCGGCGAAGTTCTCCTATCCTACGCGCGGCGCATGCTCGAGCTCTCTCGGGAAGCCGAGCATCGTCTCGGGCTCGATCGCCTCCCTGCGATCCGGATCGGGATGCCGGAATATTTCGATCTCCGCGCCTTGTCCCCGTTGCTGGATCGATTCGGGGCGGCCTACCCGGGGATCCGCCTACAGATCGAGCTTGGCATCGGCCCCGACATCGAAGCCCTGATCGAGGCGGGGGAGCTGGAGCTCGCCGTGGTCAGCCATGAGATCGGCGAGGGGGAAGGCGTCGCTCTCTTCCGCGAGCGGCGCGTCTGGGTGGCGGGCTCGGAGATGGCGCTGGATTCAAAACGGCCGGTGCCGCTGGCGGTATATCCCCCGTTTTGCCGGTGGCGGCAGCTGGCGCTGGAGCTCCTCGATCGGGCCGGTCGGTCGTGGACGATCGTGGCCCAGAGTGGGGGCACCGCAGGAATCCTCGCAGCGGTAGGCGCCGGCCTTGCGGTGACGATCCTTCCCGAGCATCATCTTCCTGCGACTCTCAGGCCGCTTGGCGCGGCGGAGTCCCTACCGCCTCTGCCCGATTTTGAGTTCGTGCTACGCCGCAGCCGGCAACCCTCCCCGGCGGCAGATCGGCTGGTCGAGAGGATCCTGCAATCCTTCCGATTCTCCGGTGCGGCCGGGCCAGGAAGCGGGGAGGACTACCAGAGGGCGTTCCGGTCTTCTTCCAGTGCGTAG
- a CDS encoding MBL fold metallo-hydrolase: MLRLTILASGSSGNAALLETERGRWLIDAGISARRLEERLQATGVEPASLAGVFLTHEHADHSRGLRVFLQRHSLPLYCNELTWLALGEEERIDWRRLETASRLELEDLEVESFPVPHDAADPVGFLFHHSAGTIGVLTDLGYATRLVLEKIGLCRALLLEANHDLALLQADSRRPWSVKQRILSRHGHLSNESAAQIAAEMAQRKLEAVVLGHLSEDCNRPELVERAIRDHLEREKLAPLAVHVWTEHAPSPPLCWE, from the coding sequence ATGCTCCGGCTCACGATCTTGGCGAGCGGCAGCAGCGGGAACGCGGCCTTGCTAGAAACCGAAAGGGGCCGGTGGCTGATCGATGCGGGGATCAGCGCTCGCCGCCTGGAGGAGCGCCTTCAGGCAACCGGCGTCGAGCCGGCCAGCCTTGCGGGCGTCTTCCTGACGCATGAGCACGCCGACCACTCCCGCGGCTTGCGCGTCTTCCTCCAGCGCCATTCTCTTCCCTTGTACTGCAACGAGTTGACCTGGCTTGCCCTCGGCGAGGAAGAGAGGATCGACTGGCGGCGACTCGAAACCGCCTCCCGATTGGAGCTCGAAGACCTGGAAGTCGAAAGCTTCCCCGTCCCCCACGACGCGGCGGACCCCGTGGGCTTCCTCTTTCATCATTCCGCCGGAACGATCGGGGTGCTGACCGACTTGGGCTACGCCACGCGCCTGGTCTTGGAGAAGATCGGGCTCTGCCGAGCCCTGCTCCTGGAGGCGAATCACGATCTCGCCCTTCTCCAGGCCGACTCCCGGCGGCCCTGGTCGGTCAAGCAGAGGATCCTCTCCCGGCACGGTCACCTTTCCAACGAGAGTGCGGCGCAGATTGCGGCCGAGATGGCTCAACGCAAGCTCGAGGCGGTCGTCTTGGGCCACCTGAGCGAGGATTGCAACCGGCCCGAGCTGGTGGAGCGGGCGATCCGGGATCACCTGGAGCGGGAGAAGCTTGCGCCTCTGGCCGTCCACGTCTGGACGGAGCATGCCCCCTCGCCTCCGCTCTGCTGGGAGTGA